The region AAAGCGAACGGTTCGCCGGAAGCGAGCCGCTCGCTCATCGTCTCCCAAAAGCCGTCAAGCCCTAAAATCGTCAACAAATCATTCAGCCGCTTCGCTTGCGAATTCCCCTTCTCTTCCCATTCCCACGTGTCGTATTGGCGGACGAGCTCGACGAAGACGTCAATTGTTTCGTTTGGCACAAGCATTCCTTCACGGACCAGATAATCGTAAAAGAGTGAAGTGGCAGACGTTTTTTTGCCATCGTCTCTTGCTGGTACGATCCATCCCCACGGATAGTTATTGAAATGAAGCGCCGTCACGTGGTGGTCGATCACTTGCACATGGCCGCCGCGCGCCGCGCGTTCGGCTAGCTGCTGTTCTACTTCCTTGCCGACGGCCAAGTCGGTGATAAACAACATGGCGCCGTTGGCCTCGTCGCTTTGCAAGAATTGGGCAACCCGTTCATCCAAATTACGATAGGAACAAAACGAAATGTTCACTTCGGCAAACGCCAACTTCGCGAGCAATCCGCAACCAATGCCGTCTAGATCGCTGTCAGTGAATAATTTGATCATGGGGTCCCACCTTTTTGTCACAAACTTTTTTGCAACCACGTTTTCAAGAGTGGAAGCAGCCGGTCCGGCAGCTCGCCTGCATGCGGCACAAAGACGCGGAAGCGACCATAGATGTTTTCAATCGTCCGCCGCGTCTGCTCATCGTCGGCCCCGTGGCCTAAAAAGAGATTGACGACCTCAATGCCGCGGCGGCGCGCTTCGGCGACTGCTTCGTGCGTATCGATGATGCCGTTTTGTTCATATCCGTACGCGGCGGGTTCGCCGTCAGAGAAGACGAGCAGCACTTTTTGTGCTTCCGGGCGCTTGAGGAGCTGTTCGGTCATCCAGCGAATCGCCAATCCATCGCGATTATCTTCATGCGGCTCGAGCTGCAGAATCGCCGGACCGCTCGACGGCTCAAGCGAGCGGCGGAATGAGACCGCCATCTGCAAATAGTTCGGCTGACGCGAAGCGGTTGCTTCGTTCGCATCTTCCCAAAATCCGACAATTTGGTGCGGCACGCGCAACGTTTTCAGCACTTCATGGCAAAGAACGAGCCCGGTTTTCGTCTCCTCCATTTTGTCGTGCATCGAAGCCGAGCAGTCGACCAGCAGGCCGAATACCGCATCAAACCGCCGCGTCGGCTCGCCTTTTTTGTAAAACAAGCGCGGCCGCTCATCAGTGAAAAACGACACCAATTGTTTGCGCAGCCGACCGGCGGATAAGTTCGTGCGCCAAGCGGAGCGCTTGTGTTCAAGCCATTGTTCCATGATGCGCACAAGCCGTTTTCGGTACGGCGCCACCGCCGCCTGTTTGGCGCGGTATTGCTCAAGATGCGCGAGGTTTGGCGACGAAGGAAGAAGCACAAGATCGGCTTGGCGGTTGGCCTCGCCATACGGCGCACTGTTTCCAGCCGGCGGCTGTTCGCTGAAGGATGCTTGCGCTTCCAGGCCATACTCGTTTCGCGCCGTCGGCCGAGACGTTCCTTTCACGACGACCAATGCCTGATCGCCGTCTTCACCCGGCCTCGCCTCATCGCTGATGATCTCGGTGCGGCTGCCTCGTTCGAGCTCAAAACGGAGAAAGCTTCCGCCCGCCCGGCTCGTTTCCCGATGCCACGTTGGCAGCACTTGCCGCTTGGCCTCTCCATCCGCCTCTTGAAGGGCATCGCGGTTTTCCAATGGATTGGTCCGTTTGAGATCTTGAAGCGTCATCGTTTTCTCGTCCGCATCATCCTCAACGATTGGCAGCGATGTATAGGCATTGACCATATCATGAGGCAACACGTCCCCCATCAGTTCCACAACGGCAAACGCCCAGTCCGCCACCTCGGCTGTCGAGGAAGCGTCAAAAAATTGCGGCCATAACGTTTCGAGGCGCGCCTGCACCGCTTCATCCGCCATTGGAGCCAGCGGCGCATCATCAAGCGGCGAATCGGCCGTGAGCCGCAAATACATGGCCGCCAAAAACTGATCAGCCCAAGCGCCGCGCGTTCGATTCGCTTGCCATTGCTGAGTGAAGTAGCGGCGGTACAAGCGGCGGCGCGTGCGGAACCATCGCTTCATCCCGGGACGTTCCCGCTCGCAGACGGCTTCCAAGCGAAGATCTTCAGCGAATGTAAACAGCTGTTTGGAAAGCTTGGAGAGCGGTCTGGATTCCACCGCATGTCGGAAGGCGCGGACCGCCGATAGGTCGGTATGCCGCCGCGTGCCGATGATGCGCAAGCCGACATCGGTTTTCATTGCCGTTTCCCGCTCCAATGGCGGATACCCATACCAAAAATGGCTGACGTAAACGACCGGCTTGGTAGAATGCACGCCGGAATGGGCGGCGAACTGGATGGCAACGTCGCGGCGGCGCATGAGCGTTTGGGCGAGGTCAGAAAGCTGCATGACCAAACTCGAATCGACCGTTCGGTCATTGAACATCATAAACCGTTCCATATGCAGCCTCCTATTCGTCAAACCACGTTTCAGCGATGTTGCGCACCGCGGCCCGTTCCCGTTCATCGTCGAGCTTATCGACGATGCTTCGTTCAATGGCCCGCAATGGCGGCATGTACGCTGCCAAATCGCACGCATCCAACAAAGCGCGCACCGAAGCCGCTTCCTCGGCGATTTGTCCGTTTCGCACTTGCGCAAGCAGATCAGCCGACAAGGCGACGAAACGATCGATCAACGTTTCATCCGTTAATGTAGTTTGCGCCAATAATACCGATTTTAATGTTTCTCCTTGCACATACGGCACATTGATGACGACAAACCGGTTTTTGAGCGCCTCATTGAGCGGTACGGTGCCAATATAGCCTTCATTGATCGCGGCGATGACGCCAAATGTTGGTTTCGCCTGCACGACATCGCCGGTGAGCGGATTCGTGAGCCGCCGCCGGTAGTCAAGGACGCTGTTTAAAATCGGCAGCGTCTCTGGTTTCGCCATATTAATTTCGTCAATGTATAGCAAATGCCCTTTTGTCATCGCCTGGATGACTGGTCCGGGCACGTACTCGATCACCGCCTGGCCGTTTTTGTGCACGATCGTCTTAAAACCGAGCAATGCTTCGGCGTCCAAGTCCACGGAACAGTTGATGCTGTGCATCGGTTGACCAAACAAAGCGGACAACGTTTCAGCAAGCCGCGTTTTTCCCGATCCGGTCGGGCCTTTTAAGAGTACGTTTTTCCCAAGCGCGAGCGCAATGGCGGCAGCGTGCACGATCGCCTCATCTGCCGCCTTGTACCCGCCCGCTCCAATCAACGCGCGATCCGGATCGCGGCGGAACAGTTCTTTTCGCTTTTCCATTTCTTTCGTGACCGTCAACGGCCATGTTCCCATCTTCTGCCTTCCTCTCTGTGGCGATCTTCCCCTCTCATTCTACTAGATCGCCCGGCGGGACGCAAAACAAAAGAATTAGACCATAAATATATTATGTAAATATAACAAAGAAAAAACGAGGCGCTCTCAACCGAAGTTGTCCTCAATTGCCTTGCGAATGAGCGCCGCGCACCGGTCCAGTTCCACCTTCAGTTGGCGTTTGTACAATTTCGCCTTTTCTTCCCCGCCCTCGGCAAACCGATAGTAGACGACTTCTTGGTACTTCATCCCTTCTTTTTTTCGCTTCACTTGTTGCAAAATGCCGTCTTCGATCAAATCATGCAGCGCCTTATACACTTCGGAGTGGTTCGGCCGGTAGCCGAACGGCTTGAACTCTTGGCGCAATACATCAAGCAGCTTTAGCCCGTACAATCGCTCTTGCTCGGTGAGCGTAATCAAATACAATTTTAAAAACGCACGTTGTTTTAACAGAAAACCGCTGGGCGTCCGTTTCTCCCCCATGGGTTGCTCCCTCCTTCCTTATGGATTGAATTTCGCTCTTTTGGCCGCGAACTCCTGCTTGTTTTCATTATATCATGCGGGAAAGAAAAAATCCTTCCCCGCTCGTTTTCAATAAAACACGATCGTTTTATTGCCGTGGATGATGACCCGGTCTTCCAAATGCCACCGAAGCGCCCGGGCGAGCACCGTTTTTTCGATCAAGCGACCGATTCGCTTCAAGTCGTCCGGATGATGGCGATGGTCGACGCGGGCGACGTCCTGCTCAATGATCGGCCCTTCATCCAAATCATCGGTGACATAGTGCGATGTCGCGCCGATCAATTTGACGCCGCGCTCATAAGCCCGCTCGTACGGACGAGCGCCAATAAAGGCGGGTAAAAACGAGTGATGGATGTTGATGATCCGCCCCGGAAATTCAGCGACAAACGCCGGCGACAAAATTTGCATGTAGCGGGCGAGCACGATCGTGTCGATCCGATAGTCGCGAAGCAGACGGATTTGTTCGGCTTCGGCGTCCGCTTTCGTTTCTTTCGTCACCGGAATATGCACATAAGGGATGCCAAATGACTCGACCGTCTCGCGCAAATCCGGGTGATTGCTTACGACAAGGGCGATGTCGGCGATCAACTCCCCCGCTTGCCATTGCCAAAGCAGCTCAAGCAGACAATGCTCGGCTTTGGAGACAAAAATGGCGATCCGTCGGATGTCGTTGTGCAGCCGAAGTTTCCAATCCATGCGAAACTCCTCGGCAATCGGTGCAAACGCTGCTTCGATCGCCTCTTTTCGCTTAGCGATGTCCGGACAATCAAATTCGAGGCGGAGAAAAAACGTTCCCCCTTCAGGATCGGTCGAGTATTGGCTCGATTCGACGATGTTCGCTCCTTGTTCATAAAGAAACGATGTCACTGCCGCGACGATGCCCGGACGATCCGGGCAGGAAATGAGGAGCCGCGCGCGCTGCTCGTAACCTTGCAAAAATGATTGCCAGCGATGTTGGCGAAATGTCGTCATGCGTTGTCTCTCCTTTTTCTTGCTTTTCTTGCAATTCATCATACAAAAAATTCATGAACTTGCCAACAGGGAAGATAACAAAAGAGGGTGTCCCAAAAGGATCGGGACACCCTTTCTTATTCCGTATATAAGTATAAAGCAATCATTAAAAAAACAATATGTTGTGTTTTGTTTAAGGAAAATTACCCTTTTGGGTCAGCCCCTGGCAAGTGAAAAACCTCTCTCAGTCTTTCGTCAAATCGCCGGCCGGGCCGAAAAATTCGTAATGGATGTGCTCCTCTGGCACACCCCATTGTTTTAGGGCACGATAGACGGTTTTCATAAACGGCACCGGGCCGCAGAAATAAAAGTCTGCGTCTTTCGTCGGGATCACGGATTGCATCCATGCAAGGTCGATCCGCCCTTCTTTGTCAAAATGCGGATGGCGGCGGTCCTCATCGGATGGCGACTCGTAACAAATACGGTAAGAAAATGACGGGCGTTCCGCCAACATCCGAAGCTCTTCATCAAACGCGTGCACGCGTCCATTCAA is a window of Geobacillus kaustophilus DNA encoding:
- a CDS encoding nitric oxide reductase activation protein NorD, producing the protein MERFMMFNDRTVDSSLVMQLSDLAQTLMRRRDVAIQFAAHSGVHSTKPVVYVSHFWYGYPPLERETAMKTDVGLRIIGTRRHTDLSAVRAFRHAVESRPLSKLSKQLFTFAEDLRLEAVCERERPGMKRWFRTRRRLYRRYFTQQWQANRTRGAWADQFLAAMYLRLTADSPLDDAPLAPMADEAVQARLETLWPQFFDASSTAEVADWAFAVVELMGDVLPHDMVNAYTSLPIVEDDADEKTMTLQDLKRTNPLENRDALQEADGEAKRQVLPTWHRETSRAGGSFLRFELERGSRTEIISDEARPGEDGDQALVVVKGTSRPTARNEYGLEAQASFSEQPPAGNSAPYGEANRQADLVLLPSSPNLAHLEQYRAKQAAVAPYRKRLVRIMEQWLEHKRSAWRTNLSAGRLRKQLVSFFTDERPRLFYKKGEPTRRFDAVFGLLVDCSASMHDKMEETKTGLVLCHEVLKTLRVPHQIVGFWEDANEATASRQPNYLQMAVSFRRSLEPSSGPAILQLEPHEDNRDGLAIRWMTEQLLKRPEAQKVLLVFSDGEPAAYGYEQNGIIDTHEAVAEARRRGIEVVNLFLGHGADDEQTRRTIENIYGRFRVFVPHAGELPDRLLPLLKTWLQKSL
- a CDS encoding ATP-binding protein, producing the protein MGTWPLTVTKEMEKRKELFRRDPDRALIGAGGYKAADEAIVHAAAIALALGKNVLLKGPTGSGKTRLAETLSALFGQPMHSINCSVDLDAEALLGFKTIVHKNGQAVIEYVPGPVIQAMTKGHLLYIDEINMAKPETLPILNSVLDYRRRLTNPLTGDVVQAKPTFGVIAAINEGYIGTVPLNEALKNRFVVINVPYVQGETLKSVLLAQTTLTDETLIDRFVALSADLLAQVRNGQIAEEAASVRALLDACDLAAYMPPLRAIERSIVDKLDDERERAAVRNIAETWFDE
- a CDS encoding helix-turn-helix transcriptional regulator gives rise to the protein MGEKRTPSGFLLKQRAFLKLYLITLTEQERLYGLKLLDVLRQEFKPFGYRPNHSEVYKALHDLIEDGILQQVKRKKEGMKYQEVVYYRFAEGGEEKAKLYKRQLKVELDRCAALIRKAIEDNFG
- the purU gene encoding formyltetrahydrofolate deformylase, translating into MTTFRQHRWQSFLQGYEQRARLLISCPDRPGIVAAVTSFLYEQGANIVESSQYSTDPEGGTFFLRLEFDCPDIAKRKEAIEAAFAPIAEEFRMDWKLRLHNDIRRIAIFVSKAEHCLLELLWQWQAGELIADIALVVSNHPDLRETVESFGIPYVHIPVTKETKADAEAEQIRLLRDYRIDTIVLARYMQILSPAFVAEFPGRIINIHHSFLPAFIGARPYERAYERGVKLIGATSHYVTDDLDEGPIIEQDVARVDHRHHPDDLKRIGRLIEKTVLARALRWHLEDRVIIHGNKTIVFY